One region of Streptomyces davaonensis JCM 4913 genomic DNA includes:
- the ssuE gene encoding NADPH-dependent FMN reductase: MATILSVSGSPSATSRTARLLRHLDDRLRAQGHQVIALDVRTLPAEALLGADFRHPAIIETTALFERADGVVIGTPVYKAAYSGLLKALLDLLPQYALAGKTVLPLATGGTTAHVLAIDYALRPVLSSMGPAHITPGWFTLDKDITVADDGTLSVAPGSAEALAQVTDQFSLALGGRPTVLAAAG; the protein is encoded by the coding sequence ATGGCCACCATTCTCTCCGTCTCCGGCAGCCCCTCCGCCACCTCCCGCACGGCACGACTGCTCCGCCACCTCGACGACCGCCTCAGGGCCCAGGGCCACCAGGTGATAGCGCTCGACGTCCGCACCCTGCCCGCCGAGGCGCTCCTCGGCGCCGACTTCCGGCACCCGGCGATCATCGAGACGACCGCCCTCTTCGAGCGCGCGGACGGAGTGGTGATCGGCACCCCCGTCTACAAGGCCGCCTACTCCGGGCTGCTGAAGGCGCTGCTGGACCTGCTCCCGCAGTACGCCCTCGCGGGCAAGACCGTCCTGCCGCTGGCCACCGGCGGCACCACCGCCCATGTCCTCGCCATCGACTACGCCCTGCGCCCCGTCCTCAGCTCCATGGGCCCCGCCCACATCACCCCGGGCTGGTTCACCCTGGACAAGGACATCACCGTCGCCGACGACGGCACCCTTTCCGTCGCCCCGGGCTCCGCCGAGGCCCTGGCCCAGGTCACCGACCAGTTCTCCCTCGCCCTCGGGGGCCGCCCCACCGTGCTCGCCGCCGCAGGCTGA
- a CDS encoding LLM class flavin-dependent oxidoreductase, giving the protein MSLTFHWFLPTNGDSRHVVGGGHGTPATSFGRDRPPTIAYLSQIARAAEDLGFVGALTPTGAWCEDAWLTTAMISQQTERLKFLVAFRPGFVSPTLAAQMASTFQRQSGGRLLLNVVTGGEGQEQRGYGDFLDKDDRYRRTGEFLEIVRELWDGKTVDLHGEHLRVEKARLTRVPDPVPEVYFGGSSTVAGEIAARHADVYLTWGEPPAQVAEKIAWIRGLAAGQGRTLRFGIRLHVITRDTAEQAWAEARRLLDGFDPETVRAVQTGLARSESEGQRRMLALHGGSRDDLEIAPNLWAGIGLVRGGAGTALVGSHDDVAERIVEYHRLGIDEFVLSGYPHLEEAYWFGEGVLPRLGARGLWTHPVRQETDATSQIPFGG; this is encoded by the coding sequence GTGTCCCTCACCTTCCACTGGTTCCTGCCCACCAACGGCGACAGCCGGCATGTCGTCGGCGGCGGACACGGCACCCCCGCCACCTCCTTCGGCCGGGACCGGCCACCGACCATCGCCTACCTGAGCCAGATCGCCCGCGCCGCGGAGGACCTGGGCTTCGTCGGCGCGCTCACCCCCACCGGCGCCTGGTGCGAGGACGCGTGGCTGACCACGGCGATGATCTCCCAGCAGACCGAGCGGCTGAAGTTCCTGGTCGCCTTCCGCCCCGGCTTCGTCTCGCCCACCCTGGCCGCGCAGATGGCGTCGACGTTCCAGCGGCAGAGCGGCGGACGACTGCTGCTGAACGTCGTCACCGGCGGCGAGGGCCAGGAGCAGCGGGGGTACGGCGACTTCCTCGACAAGGACGACCGGTACCGCCGTACCGGCGAATTCCTGGAGATCGTCCGGGAGTTGTGGGACGGCAAGACGGTGGATCTGCACGGCGAGCATCTGCGGGTGGAGAAAGCCCGGCTGACCCGGGTGCCCGACCCCGTCCCCGAGGTGTACTTCGGCGGCTCCTCGACCGTGGCCGGGGAGATCGCCGCGCGGCACGCCGACGTCTATCTCACCTGGGGTGAACCGCCCGCGCAGGTCGCCGAGAAGATCGCCTGGATCCGCGGACTGGCCGCCGGGCAGGGCCGTACCCTGCGCTTCGGCATCCGGCTGCATGTCATCACCCGGGACACCGCCGAGCAGGCATGGGCCGAGGCCCGGCGGCTCCTGGACGGCTTCGACCCGGAGACCGTGCGAGCCGTGCAGACGGGGCTGGCGCGCAGCGAGTCCGAGGGGCAGCGGCGGATGCTCGCCCTGCACGGCGGCAGCCGCGACGATCTGGAGATCGCCCCGAATCTGTGGGCCGGTATCGGCCTCGTGCGCGGGGGCGCGGGCACCGCTCTGGTGGGCAGCCACGACGACGTCGCCGAGCGGATCGTCGAGTACCACCGGCTGGGCATCGACGAGTTCGTGCTGTCCGGCTATCCGCACCTGGAGGAGGCGTACTGGTTCGGCGAGGGCGTGCTGCCCCGGCTGGGGGCGCGGGGGCTGTGGACCCACCCCGTCCGGCAGGAGACCGACGCGACGTCCCAGATCCCTTTCGGGGGGTGA
- a CDS encoding putative leader peptide: protein MGRHEPVTNRASSACPLLTSRRHIDLLRVCSAIGPLG, encoded by the coding sequence ATGGGACGCCATGAGCCGGTCACCAACCGCGCCTCGTCGGCCTGCCCTCTTCTGACCTCCCGCCGTCACATCGATCTGCTGCGCGTATGCAGCGCCATCGGTCCCCTCGGGTAA
- a CDS encoding glutathione S-transferase C-terminal domain-containing protein encodes MSVTPLAGHPSAPDFHGRIGHDARSGHYAVPRRYRLHLSTACPDGLRIAVTHSLLGLDDTCPAVVLPAVPDCRDGGYAALRPLYDASAHRYTGPARAPVLSDAWSGRIVSTHAPAIARDLARHFGSGGVQLRPCAAESEIDAVERMCAAGITQAAQLAGSAGGDASERAAAADRLAQTLDALERWLLDREFMIRDQITAADVELWVTLVELDTAHRNHLDAALVRRIAEHPALWAYARRLAAHPAFGTHLDLDGIARRHHAHCQGLEAAGAAVQILDWACHARR; translated from the coding sequence ATGTCCGTAACACCGCTGGCCGGCCACCCTTCCGCCCCCGACTTCCACGGCCGTATCGGCCACGACGCCCGCAGCGGCCACTACGCCGTGCCGCGCCGCTACCGGCTCCACCTGTCGACCGCCTGCCCGGACGGCCTCAGGATCGCCGTCACCCACAGCCTGCTGGGCCTGGACGACACCTGTCCGGCGGTCGTCCTGCCTGCCGTCCCCGACTGTCGTGACGGCGGCTATGCCGCACTGCGCCCGCTCTACGACGCCAGCGCCCACCGCTACACCGGCCCGGCCCGCGCCCCCGTCCTCAGCGACGCCTGGTCGGGCCGGATCGTGAGCACCCACGCCCCCGCCATCGCCCGCGACCTCGCCCGGCACTTCGGGTCGGGAGGTGTTCAACTCCGTCCGTGCGCAGCGGAGTCGGAGATCGACGCCGTCGAGCGGATGTGCGCCGCAGGCATCACGCAGGCGGCACAGCTCGCCGGATCGGCGGGCGGCGACGCGTCGGAACGGGCCGCCGCCGCCGACCGGCTGGCCCAGACCCTGGACGCCCTGGAGCGATGGCTCCTGGACCGGGAGTTCATGATCCGGGATCAGATCACCGCCGCGGACGTCGAGTTGTGGGTCACCCTCGTCGAACTCGACACCGCGCACCGCAACCACCTGGACGCGGCGCTGGTACGGCGCATCGCCGAGCACCCCGCCCTGTGGGCCTACGCCCGCCGCCTCGCCGCCCACCCGGCCTTCGGCACCCACCTCGACCTCGACGGCATCGCCCGCCGCCATCACGCCCACTGCCAGGGCCTCGAAGCCGCGGGAGCGGCCGTCCAGATCCTGGACTGGGCCTGCCACGCGCGCCGGTGA
- a CDS encoding LLM class flavin-dependent oxidoreductase, translating to MSFTPHAPLHLAVALDGTGWHPASWREQAARPRDLFTAAYWADLVAEAERGLLDFVTIEDGLGPQSTHFLHPDERTDQVRGRLDAVLIASRVAPLTRRIGLVPTVIATHTEPFHLSKAIATLDYVSTGRAGLRVQITARPNEAAHFGRRTIEPVDSYDSPVVTGLFDEAADYVEVVRRLWDSWEDDAEIRDAATGRFIDRNKLHYIDFQGRHFSVKGPSITPRPPQGQPVVTALAHQTVPYRLVARQADIGYVTPHDVDEARAVVAEIRAEQAEAGRADQPLHIFGELVVFLDDDPAEAAARRDRLDALAGEPYTSDARIFTGTPVQLADLLEELRQGGLTGFRLRPAVLGHDLPRITRGLAPELQRRAAFRRAYEADTLRGLLGLTRPANRYAA from the coding sequence GTGTCCTTCACGCCCCACGCACCACTGCACCTGGCCGTCGCCCTCGACGGCACCGGCTGGCACCCCGCCTCCTGGCGGGAACAGGCGGCCCGCCCCCGGGACCTGTTCACCGCCGCCTACTGGGCCGACCTGGTCGCCGAGGCCGAGCGCGGACTGCTCGACTTCGTCACCATCGAGGACGGCCTCGGCCCCCAGTCCACGCACTTCCTCCACCCCGACGAGCGCACCGACCAGGTCCGCGGCCGCCTCGACGCCGTCCTCATCGCCTCCCGGGTCGCCCCGCTGACCCGCCGCATCGGCCTGGTCCCGACCGTGATCGCCACCCACACCGAGCCCTTCCACCTCTCCAAGGCCATCGCCACCCTCGACTACGTCAGCACCGGCCGGGCGGGACTGCGCGTCCAGATCACCGCCCGCCCGAACGAGGCCGCGCACTTCGGCCGCCGCACCATCGAGCCCGTCGACTCCTACGACAGCCCCGTGGTGACCGGGCTGTTCGACGAGGCCGCCGACTATGTGGAGGTCGTACGCCGGCTCTGGGACAGCTGGGAGGACGACGCCGAGATCCGCGACGCCGCCACCGGCCGCTTCATCGACCGGAACAAGCTGCACTACATCGACTTCCAGGGCCGCCACTTCAGCGTCAAGGGCCCCTCCATCACCCCGCGCCCGCCCCAGGGCCAACCGGTCGTCACCGCCCTGGCCCACCAGACCGTGCCGTACCGCCTGGTCGCCCGGCAGGCGGACATCGGGTACGTCACCCCGCACGACGTCGACGAGGCACGGGCCGTCGTCGCGGAGATCCGCGCCGAGCAGGCCGAGGCCGGCCGCGCCGACCAGCCCCTGCACATCTTCGGTGAACTGGTGGTCTTCCTCGACGACGACCCCGCCGAGGCGGCGGCCCGACGGGACCGCCTCGACGCCCTGGCCGGTGAGCCGTACACCAGCGACGCCCGGATCTTCACCGGGACGCCCGTCCAACTCGCCGACCTCCTTGAGGAGTTGCGGCAAGGAGGGCTCACCGGCTTCCGGCTCAGGCCCGCCGTCCTCGGACACGACCTGCCGCGAATCACCCGGGGACTGGCCCCCGAACTCCAGCGCCGAGCCGCCTTCCGCCGCGCCTACGAGGCCGACACCCTGCGCGGCCTGCTGGGCCTGACGCGCCCCGCCAACCGCTACGCCGCCTGA
- a CDS encoding NtaA/DmoA family FMN-dependent monooxygenase (This protein belongs to a clade of FMN-dependent monooxygenases, within a broader family of flavin-dependent oxidoreductases, the luciferase-like monooxygenase (LMM) family, some of whose members use coenzyme F420 rather than FMN.): MSKPLKQIHLAAHFPGVNNTTVWSDPKAGSHIEFSSFAHFARTAERAKFDFLFLAEGLRLREQSGEIYDLDVVGRPDTFTVLAALAAVTDHIGLTGTINSTFNEPYEVARQFASLDHLSGGRSAWNVVTSWDAFTGENFRRGGFLPQEQRYSRAKEFLTTAYELFDSWDGEEIVADQATGVFLRDAKAGSFVHSGQHFDIHGRFNVPRSPQGRPVIFQAGDSDEGREFAASSADAIFSRYATRIEGQSFYTDVKDRLARYGRRRDELLILPAASFVLADTDAEAEELAKEVRRKQVSGATALKHLEWVWNRDLSGYDPDGPLPDVDPLPGEHTVARGRAQVRMYRDPLATAREWRELAAAHGWSIRDLVIETGNRQNFIGSPRTVARAVNDLVQADASDGFILVPHLTPGGLDDFADRVVPLLQEQGVFRTEYEGPTLRDHLGLTHPDRAHTARAAS; encoded by the coding sequence ATGTCCAAGCCGCTGAAGCAGATCCATCTGGCCGCGCATTTCCCCGGCGTCAACAACACCACCGTATGGAGCGACCCCAAGGCCGGAAGCCATATCGAGTTCTCCTCCTTCGCGCACTTCGCGCGCACCGCCGAACGGGCCAAGTTCGACTTCCTGTTCCTCGCCGAGGGCCTGCGGCTGCGCGAACAGAGCGGTGAAATATACGACTTGGACGTGGTCGGCCGCCCCGACACCTTCACCGTCCTCGCCGCCCTCGCCGCCGTCACCGACCACATCGGACTGACCGGCACCATCAACTCCACCTTCAACGAGCCCTACGAGGTGGCCCGCCAGTTCGCCAGCCTCGACCATCTCTCCGGCGGCCGCTCCGCCTGGAACGTGGTGACCTCCTGGGACGCCTTCACCGGCGAGAACTTCCGCCGCGGCGGCTTCCTGCCGCAGGAGCAGCGCTACTCCCGCGCCAAGGAGTTCCTCACCACGGCGTACGAACTCTTCGACTCCTGGGACGGCGAGGAGATCGTCGCCGACCAGGCCACCGGTGTCTTCCTGCGCGACGCCAAGGCCGGTTCCTTCGTCCACAGCGGCCAACACTTCGACATCCACGGCCGGTTCAACGTCCCGCGCTCCCCGCAGGGCCGCCCCGTCATCTTCCAGGCGGGCGACTCCGACGAGGGCCGCGAGTTCGCCGCGTCGAGCGCCGACGCGATCTTCAGCCGGTACGCCACCCGCATCGAGGGCCAGTCCTTCTACACCGACGTCAAGGACCGCCTCGCCCGCTACGGCCGCCGCCGAGACGAGCTGCTCATCCTGCCCGCCGCGAGCTTCGTGCTCGCCGACACCGACGCCGAGGCGGAGGAACTGGCCAAGGAGGTACGCCGCAAGCAGGTCAGCGGAGCCACCGCCCTCAAGCATCTGGAGTGGGTCTGGAACCGTGACCTGTCCGGCTACGACCCCGACGGTCCGCTGCCCGACGTCGACCCGCTGCCGGGGGAGCACACCGTCGCCCGCGGCCGGGCCCAAGTGCGCATGTACCGCGACCCGTTGGCCACCGCCCGGGAGTGGCGCGAGCTGGCGGCGGCCCACGGCTGGTCCATCCGGGACCTGGTCATCGAGACCGGGAACCGGCAGAACTTCATCGGCTCACCGCGGACCGTGGCCCGCGCCGTCAACGACCTCGTGCAGGCCGACGCCAGCGACGGCTTCATCCTCGTCCCGCACCTCACCCCCGGCGGCCTCGACGACTTCGCCGACCGCGTCGTCCCGCTCCTCCAGGAACAGGGCGTCTTCCGCACCGAGTACGAGGGCCCCACCCTGCGCGACCACCTGGGCCTCACCCACCCGGACCGGGCGCACACCGCACGGGCCGCCTCGTGA
- a CDS encoding LLM class flavin-dependent oxidoreductase translates to MSAIPLGVLDLVPIPSGATPAEALRNSIDLARQAERLGYTRHWFAEHHLNPGVAGTSPAVVLALTASATSTIRLGSGAVQLGHRTALSTVEEFGLIDALHPDRLDLGLGRSGGRPPGRPTVPPEKRHSPNGLLIPAPFNPEHLLGSPRIALQRKLLTLPNAESQDYAEQIDDLLALLGGTYRSPEGIEAHAVPGEGAEVEVWILGSSGGQSAEVAGARGLRFAANYHVSPATVLEAVDGYRSFFRPSEFLDTPYVTVSADVVVAEDDATARELAEGYGPWVRSIRTAEGAIEYPTLKEARAHEWTDADRALVQDRVDTQFVGSPARVADQLEQLQEATGADELLITTMTHDHTDRVRSYELLAGEWARR, encoded by the coding sequence TTGTCAGCCATCCCCCTCGGCGTCCTGGACCTGGTGCCGATCCCGTCCGGCGCCACCCCCGCCGAGGCCCTGCGCAACTCCATCGACCTCGCCCGGCAGGCCGAACGCCTCGGATACACCCGCCACTGGTTCGCCGAACACCACCTCAACCCCGGAGTGGCGGGCACCTCCCCGGCGGTCGTCCTCGCCCTGACGGCCTCCGCCACCTCCACCATCCGGCTCGGCTCCGGCGCCGTACAGCTCGGCCATCGCACCGCCCTGTCCACGGTCGAGGAGTTCGGCCTCATCGACGCGCTCCACCCCGACCGCCTCGACCTGGGCCTCGGCCGCTCCGGCGGCCGCCCACCGGGACGGCCGACGGTGCCGCCGGAGAAGCGCCACTCGCCCAACGGCCTGCTGATACCGGCCCCGTTCAATCCCGAGCACCTGCTCGGCTCACCCCGGATCGCCCTCCAGCGCAAACTGCTGACGCTGCCGAACGCCGAGTCCCAGGACTACGCCGAGCAGATCGACGACCTGCTCGCCCTCCTCGGCGGCACCTACCGCTCCCCGGAGGGCATCGAGGCACACGCCGTACCGGGCGAGGGCGCCGAGGTCGAGGTGTGGATCCTCGGGAGCAGCGGTGGCCAGAGCGCCGAGGTGGCCGGCGCCCGGGGTCTGCGCTTCGCCGCGAACTACCACGTCAGCCCCGCCACCGTCCTGGAGGCCGTGGACGGCTACCGGTCCTTCTTCCGCCCGTCGGAGTTCCTCGACACCCCGTACGTCACCGTCTCCGCGGACGTCGTCGTCGCCGAGGACGACGCGACGGCCCGCGAACTGGCCGAGGGATACGGCCCATGGGTGCGCAGCATCCGCACCGCCGAGGGCGCCATCGAGTACCCGACCCTGAAGGAGGCCCGCGCCCACGAGTGGACCGACGCGGACCGGGCCCTCGTCCAGGACCGCGTCGACACCCAGTTCGTCGGCTCACCGGCCCGCGTCGCCGACCAGCTGGAACAACTCCAGGAGGCGACCGGCGCCGACGAACTGCTCATCACGACGATGACCCACGACCACACGGACCGGGTGCGGTCGTACGAACTGCTGGCCGGGGAGTGGGCACGGCGCTGA